TTGTTCTATATTCCTACATATCGCTACGTCTTGCTCATCGTCCATTCAGTTGACAGCAATATCAATGGTTAGGTTGGCATTATGGCACCAATTGAACCCCACTCCCCGAACATAGATCTCAACGCGCGAGAAGACGTGCTCTCTTCTCATCAGACCTCCAAGGGACACGGTCGAGTCTCTCCCTGTCCCAGCTTCATCCCGAGAGTCGAGCCAAGGAATCCACGTGCAGTTGAGCCTAGTATGTAGTAGCTGGATAGTTCCTGTAGCTCCCGTCCTCTTCATACGCAACTTCAGAAGCCGTCTACGTAGAGAAAGGACCTCGTGACCGGGTCTCCAGCTTTTCTCCCACCAGCTCGTACAGCTGGCTGCGCTTCGACGAACATAGAACCCCCACGACTCCAACGACACGTCAGTCCATGGTTTCCCTTTCGCTCATGCTCCTGGAGGACACCTGTTCACCCTGCGAATCCCAACGTTGGAGCCATTTCCGCACGTAAAGGTTTTCGTCACAGAGTGAAATATAGGCGCGTAGGACCTGGAAAATCAGACCACGTGACACTTCCTAGCACTGAGAGGTAGATTATTTTCATATGTCCGTCTCTCCAAAGAATCGAGATCGCCTTGACGATAATGACAATCATAAATCGCTCAAATAGATCTGAAGAATTTTAAGCCATTAGCATATAGTAAAAATTGTGAATGATTCAAAGATGAAATATCATTAGAAGAGAGGTTAGATAAAAGATGTCCAAGGTTTGAGCCTCGTGAAACTCCAGAACTAGTTGCACAACGGCCAGAAGAAAAGTGACCATAACTAACGTATTGCCAGCAGGAATCAAAATAGCTAGTAAATAACTTGATAAGATTATCAGAAAACCCAAAATTACTAACTTTGCGTAAAATGATACCAGGGTTGACTTTATCGAAAGCTTTCTCAAAGTTAGTATAAATCACACCGACCTAAACTCTGTCATCAAGATTCTTAGGCGCAAaagtaataaaacaaattaaatttgtgaTTTATAATGTTCGATTCAGACAATGACTTCTTGTTTTAATTGTATGCAGTGTTCATAAGAGGGGTCGATATCAAAAGTTTAATAGtttcttcaaaatataaattaaattgaatatgatcGACAAGGTTTAAATCTAATAAGCTGGAAAAAGACCTACCAAACTATCCTTTATTCttgtttatctttcatttttttatatctgacAATTCAATTTCTATTCAACCTTTCTTGCTTTCTTACATATTACACAATTTGGAAattcattaatatttaaaaatttcgaaTCCATATCCATTAGAGGTCAAGACGATAGAGCTTATCTCTAACACCAGGCCAGTTAGTCAGTTGTCAGGCCCGTAAATCAGTTGATGAATTAAATCTGATATATGTTACTCTGCCTTAATCATCAACAGTCTGTTACCATCTTCAGCTTGCATTTTAGCTCCTCTTATTTATATGGGGGCGGCTGGAGTGAAACGACGGTATTATTCTAAAcacgactatttaatatgacgggcgggaaggaagtaaagtagcAGCCACCAACATGGCTGAATCGGTCCCAACTCACAGTATGGCTACCCAAACTCGACCACGTCTTAGGGCCCCTACACTTGCATTCAATCAAACATAAAATTTAACCAAGATATAATTGTAATTCAACTCTGCCTACCAtctttcaatatgtacataattttttatatataaaaaaattaatactatcACAGCATGaagtgtatttactttgtaatgTGCTCACATTTACtgtgtgtatatgtaggtatatctgaTAGTCGCGAGAGATTACGTGATATTGTTACACACGCTGATAAGCATCATCGTAAATGGGTTCATTCAATGTGAAGGgtcaattttttatatcatcACATTTACATACTCGTTATCCTACTTATCTCATATCCGTCATCAAATATATTcgtaaaaatgcattgaatattAGCCTGTATATTAAAGTATTGAAATAATCGAAACACGTGTTTTATCGAAAGTAACCAGTTCTGCTCGGATTGAAATTCGTATGTGTTCTGTAAATTCGCGAATCACCATTAGCGATTATTCTGGTCCATTGAAAAATATGTGCGCAAaacttctttttattattgcatgtcatattaaatgtattttattaatatctatTATCTAAATTACTAATTAGCCGTAATGATGATCTATTATCTAAATCTAAGATACCCTTTTTCGATATAATCTATTATCTAAGTTATCCCTATTCAACCACCACATATTAAATGTAAGGTTGAAAAGGGGTAACTTAAATAATAGATTATACCTATACCttcaatattatttactatCAGCTTTTCTTTGaaatgtacatctaatatatatttattatttattttttacatatataccaggaaggccttacatgtaaccccaatgcgccttcctggacaattacaaatattgcagcatttttttttattatacaatttgctGAATTACGATActctgaaaaactcgcaaattaaagagacatatgaattgtacattaatgaatctcaaatagtggtgacatagtaggtaggaaggatatttagccaattttaccgggaaccgtgaTAGgaaacaaatatccaagtctgaccagcagtactacagatatactcagaaaaattattttcaatcgaggtcagctcatgggatcgaacccggcgcctctcgacgctaagcagaagcttaacgaccaagctatgctgctggctatatatgtatagtgtatagaatatataatttcgaaagaaactatgtatgtaaggtttgggtggtagagtccgtgacgttatcaaaaaaatctacatgtaatgtaattttctatgacgacgatatcgattccaatttcagttccgattaccGGTTCCGACTTCCGAtcccgatttcagttccgatttccgattcacatttcagttccgattcccatttcagtttcggatccggattcctttttcagttccggttccggctacgtttttcagttccggatccggattcctttttcagttctggatcatATTAGAAATGAAGAAAGCATGTCTGTTTGCTTATGCAAACACCTTATCAATTATGTCTAAAAACGTAATTCACATGTAAAATAAAGAGAGATGTTGGGTACAgccaatatatttaaaacattaaataaacacttcaataaatttacaaaatacaactcacaatttacaaaatttacgTAGTACGTACACATAGACAGTGTTTGCTGTTAGTTCAAGGCATTAGGCTAGTATTTAATCGGtatttgacaattttataaGTTGTACAAGTTGGGTAGCACTTGTATTTGAAATGCCAGTAGGGTTTACTGGGCTTAGTAGCTACATAAGTGATAGTATTTATCATTTCGACTTGGTTAATTGCTTGTCCGATATCGGTTATGAAATCACCAAATGCGGTAAACAGTCAGCAAAACTGTTCACGAAAACGTGATTTAAGGTAACTTTTGGTCCCAATTgcataaaattacattatattatttattgtcgcttacatttttttttaaattattgttatacgtctctttatcgTAAGTACAAAAAGATTTACAAGGTAAGAAATTATTTACAGGCAAATTTCTAAagactttgtacatacatacattcaataataatattattatatttaagagTGTCTCAtagacaaattttaaataaaattaattacaataataataatgcccGGTAAAGACTTATCAAATAAAACGAAGCGATTTAGTTGAGACAACTTTGATTGAAATTAGCAATTGATTCAATGGTAGTGAGAATCTTCATTGCCGTTTTGCGGTTTAGAAGATAAGTGATACATTTTTCAATCATATAAACATACGTATTatcaaatttgacgatttatgtaAATTCAGAGTAGACTAGATTCAAGAGGAATAAATTTGTGACCCGAAGAAGAATTATATGAGAATTTATAACAAGTTGGTTCTGAGGCGACATCAATTGAGGAAGTTTAATTTGTTGCAAAGCCTATACATAGATAACATAAATCCCTTTTCTTTATATAAACATAAGCATAAATAGCATTATTCACAACTGACACAACAAGAATTTCAATCACAAgtgaatttttcaattccaaagctaaaaccatttaaataaaaatatgtatagttgAAAATAaccacataaatacatattttatcactTTTGCAAGTGTTCACAATTGGACGGGATCTTATAAATACACAACCCGATTGCTACACAACtttctgaaaattaaaaatacaatctaaatttaaataaaattgaagctAAACCGGGGCCATCGGGTTAAGTGACAGTTTTTCTCCAATACTAAGACCTATGATGAATGTCATGACATGAATATGAGCGATTTATATACTCATAACTCTCAACTTAAGTCGCTTGATAGTGTAgtgtatactaaaaagagccgccagttaagtgcaatcggattaggccgaggcgcatccctgacactgtgcgaccgcTATAATTGGTTAGAGGATTATCtgcagactaagtgcaagtaggctaaacaatggccaccgaattggcgtagtaGCGGCACTCGGTTGCATTTGGTGTCagaagtacctccttataaaggaaaggtctctcagggcatctttgacgtccggttacttccctattgtttaggcactcagtcccacgctatcggtcacttctgagaactccacgggaatgcgaccgagtgccgctacTACGCCAATTTCGGTGGCCATTgcttagcctacttgcacttagtctgcagataatcctcgaaaccaattataacggtcgcacagtgtcagggatgcgcctcggcctaATTCGATTGtacttaaccggcggctctttttagtatacgctaCAATAGTAATAAGTATTGTAGAGGTAATCAACTGGAGATTTGAGTCCAATTCCCCATGTTTTCTAGACTGACAACTCTAGAAGCACGCTTGTCACTATTGCGATGGCTTCAGTTTAACTTATTGAATATGGAAGACATGCTTAGATTACTTTCGTTCACAATAAAGAGTAATTCACATTTAATCATGTCGCCCGTCTTgaaatgattgaaaataatttataaaaatctcaAGAACAAACACAgatagagaaaaaaatatatagaaaagacaaaaataaatcatgaaatatgtaaacatattaaactatacataggtatgtacaaaCTATCAGTGTCCaaaaaacaatttcaaaatcacaatcaatcaaaaTTCATCTTTAGTGGAATCACCGTTGTCCCGGCCTAGTCATATGTCTATATTCAAATACTCGGCTATGAACACGCggaatattttgtttaaattttcaatggtGTCCATATCTAGCGCACTGAAGTTGTCTGAAGGTTTGTGCCACACTACCGGGAATGGCGATGGGATGATATGCAATATCGGCACacctacaaaaatatttcacaacgtcaaatacatatataaacgataAACAAAACACACAATAATCAATCGAAATGGAAACTTTaacttatgtacatttaaaatttggcaCAAAGCAATTAGATAGACATTCAGACGGAGCCTCGAGTCTGATTTGcagccatatataatatgttgtaacgcgacgttctccccatcgtcccatagggcaacactcgccctttatttcgagtggccacacaggaaaaagccttataggcgcgcgcgcatggaGAGCGACTCTCTCACCCGCCATCCCCCaacgaagaaagatctctcctgtgcacgtctccagggggagacggggccaaGAGATCCaccatcttgctgaagaaccACTGTGAGGTCGAGtatagcatcactccctcccctgagttccagcacaccgtcccctgtattcctcacgccgtttccggagaaacctcagctGTGAGAGAACCGACCGAccagaggaccgcagagccagcttcccgaccacgaggaagctgttatcaacgagacgatttgcagtcaggaaccacCCCGACTATATATAtaactgtatcccaaggttagtccacgtttccatataacctgacccttggaagaagaacgacctaaacgccctctgcatcacccaccgcgagatcagaaagcgcgcgtaaaaccgttcgttacaatgtcaatatgtaaaaatacaatgtATACAAATCCTAGCCAAACAtttaaggttgtggctatttgcaggtactatatctgcaacatgcgcaaagccttctgcgcgtGCGcttgaactgtcactgtcagcgtgttaactgttaaaattttgttttaaacctcttaaaatttagttcgaactcgtaaagtgacgtagagtaaaaaatatagtccaaattagttaatattattaattgttagaaaattattatcatatacaatgtataatacctctatacatgtaaatctattataataacgtgcgaaatttatttgcctcatgtataatgaacgattgattaaacaagtctagcatacattaaatgtaagaaattataatcggattttaagttcacgcgcatgcgcagaaggctttgcgcctgtcacagatatagtacctgcaaatagccacaaccaacaTTTATTGAAGAAACTCCAGCATAGAATCAAAGACTTCCATTAAAATTGACTATCAACAGTATTAATACATCAAAGCATACCGTGTTTCAAAAATGGAATATGATCGTCTTCAATATGCGCTCCGACACTCCTCGGAACGAAATATCTGGCATCGTAGCCTTGATTTCCAGCCCTTCGAAGCTCGCCCATTTCACTCAAACTATCCTCAATGCTAACCAAACGCAAGAACCAACGTTCAGTGTCGGTGAAGTAGCTGTAAAATTTAGGATTCGGCGCGCCGAGCAGATCTAACAGCATCAGACAATCCTAAAAACAATACAACAAATCAATATCGACGAATATAAACAGAGTaaactgttttattttatatgtataatcaccATTCTATCGATTTGAGTCGTCACAGATTTGTCTTTAGTGGTGTACGTTGCAGTACTCCACTGTTTTGCGAGATGTCGAGCTCCGTAGATCGAATCTCTGGAATTCCACTCTTTGAAGGCTTCTTCACCGTCGAAGAATATGAAAGCCAAGCTGTACGCGTTCTTGTCTTTGATGGTGGCCAGTTTTGATTTCATCGTGCTCGCCAAGTTCAACATCATCGAACACGGCACGGCAGAATCCGTCGCACCTGATAAGGGAAATAATATTGCATTAAATACCTAATACGCGTGAAGTGTTATTGATTGGTTTTTTAGTACGTATACGACCTACACAAGTATGCACGTGTTTCACGAGAATTAAGATTAGGAATTTTTTCATCCGAAATGGTTTACGATATAATAAATTCGTCAATTATACAATTCTTATCGAGTGCATACACAATAAGCCGCACTAAGATGGCGCCTAGTCTGTGATATACGTATTTCAGAATGTTCTCCCGTTTAATTGATTAAGGTTTGACGCAGTTTCAATTACCAAACATGATTTTTAATGTTGTTTTAAGGAAAGACATGTTGCCATGTTTCAAAACAACTGTGTGTATATTGTGTTAATATCACCTGTGTCTATATAGTGACTCTTCTTTAGCCAATTATGCTCATTAATCTTactaaatcattaaaaaatacagaTGTAACTTTTCAACGAAACAATATAGACAGTTTTTAAAaggcttttatatgtttcacttcgctaatagTTCAGGCAACATTCCTACATTctatattgaattaaatgaaATCAAGCATGCAATCTCATTTGGCCTGATAAGTACAAGAAGGACCATATTAacataattgaaataatatgtatatgagagaaACATAAATAacgagtatataaaataataaacatataaaataagttTCTAAACAATAGTATGACATGATGAATTTGCAATATTGCATGGGAACAGAACCGCAACCTCCATATGTGCGAATTGTGCAAGTCCACGAACCAAAAAAAATCCGAGATATGACTattcttatatgtagatatatgcccagtgaacacgaatctggtaataaaaaaatgttgattggctcgaaattcggagatatatgtgttttttaaatcgcgcgatttttcaatatcttggtgttgttcggtcgatgtctcaaaatgtgttcatttcctgttcaaaatgaatattggaatctatagtcgggtattttatctttcatttgtagtaattttcagctttcaaatctctctaagtagtcgtgcagttcaaatcaaaagtcaaaagtatgtattttcacttgggattttttcccactgttaatactattttatattgagttttttctattgaaacatgtttattgagatagtgttctgaccacactattttttgttttcatttaaaaaggttaattggaagtgtgctgaacttcaaatcggtaaaattgcgagcaaaaagctcgtactagtatatacacgaatctgaatGGAATTAATAgcgataatatattaaattatctttatatgagaattaaataaaattccacacagaaaaatcatatttcgactattcttgtggatttataacaaaaatttgtttattttatcgaggtaagccagttatcaattgaatttttgttatcaatccacaagaatagtcgaaatatgattttgacTTATGATTTATCTTGTggatttataacaaaaattctattgataactggcttacctcgataaaataaaaaaaattttgttataaatcCACAAAATAGTGAGAGTTGTAAAtggtgaaaaaaattataaattttaaagccATGATTCAATCCTATTTAAAACAaagcaaaaacaaataaaatagacCGAATTGAAGCATAAcgttataaaaaatgtatattttagctGATATTTATTTGAGTTGAATCAAATGACTAATTAtgccaattttaaaaatatataaaatatgttgagATATTAATTCTTGATGTGAAGTTGAAAAACTTTCTGAGAAAAGTTACGTTTCATGAATTGCTttttatacgagttttttttattagttcaaTTAACAATAAACTAGATGGTCAAGTTGCGATATTTCTaccataaaatatgtaagtaagtattcttagaaatttaaatcgatacaCATTATCAAGTTTGACCTCTAAAACATGCAAATAAATACTGTATGAGCTTTTCCCTCTTGAATTTTGCCAAACAGTACTCGGAATATTCAATTGAAACAACAACTACACAAGGAAAAACCCACTGTTGGTTGGTGTTGTGAATTTAAATCTGAAATAGCCATTAATTTTATCTGTATtgtgatttagaaaaaataataaaaatatcgtaaATCTAACCACGCTTTTTATGGACGAAGGtttaatgtatgaaatattttttatcaaaatcgcTTTAACTCACCCACGAAATTATGTTCTCTCATGTATTTGCTATCGTAATGGCAAGCAACTACGAAATATCTATCGGCGTTTGGATTTAATGTAGCAATTATATTCTCGAATTCTAATTCGCCAAAGATGGGCGTTCTATCTTTGAAGGTATCTCTCTCTACGTGCCAGCCGAGATCCTTCATTTCATCGACTATGAAATTGGCCACCTTCTTGTGTTCTGGCGTACCGACGACTCGAGGTACCAAAATATTATCAAGAACTCTGTTAAAATGGTTCATATTTGTCATCTGAGCAACCGATTTCATTTGAGCCTCCGATAAATCCAACGCTCTGTGATTCctctgaaagaaaaaaaaagtaattattcTTCATGATGACAATATgtactgaaaatataatatttttttcatgcaAGCATACAATAGGTAAATTATTAACAAAGCGATTTTCACGGTCGTATTGTGATTGAAATGCTCCACATACAAAACTAATGATCATAACCatgtagtaataaaaaaatatatatagtatggAGATTAAACATAATGCAAAGTGCAATGAAATAATGTGAACTTTAGAAAGTTGTTTTTATTCCGAACGAAATTGGCGAGTGCTTCCGCGAAAGGTCGAGGGTCGTTGGACGATTGTTGTGGATGAGAACCTTGGCGTCATAGAAGTGTGATTTTGCTAGAGCTGAAGCGTAGTAGACCAGCTGCACCAGCATCAGAGTAAATCGTTTCACGTACATGGTTTGTGTTTAAAATATTAGCTCGACAGGCAAACACAAACGTACAGACGCACGACCTCGAGCCGACTGTCACGCTGTCAGACTTTGACGTCTAAGAACGGCTTATGTGATGACAAATGTTACCAGcattaaaaaaacattcttTCATCGCTAATATTaattcggtaattggattacactgagcaatacaaaatcacgtttttgagttaccagagtggagactaatcaatcttaactaaatttgacccactaaattcgaatatgatttatttattttatttaaaggtctgttcatacttaacagcactgcacggcttcagcactgcacaactccgtttcaaatatgtcatcttattacatttctattcatatctacctatacGTGgtggtcacgtcacgtttacagcaatttggccgagtgcaaggcaaaatcggcttacttatacattagaggccatgaccatacggcgcaatattgcttacgtcgtattgtcgagtacttgcaatatgaaggcatacacgtgcattcgtagctacgcgtcagaatacaagtcagcaaaaatgtttcgacgtttatcgaacgaaaaattatgtataatcgcgctgttgttggaagaagaagctcaagaaggcaataaaaaagcacggaggcgttttcaTGTGCattccatgttaaaaaatagaaaaaccgaaggagagttttggacactgtataaggagcttgtggatggacaaaatttttttaaatatttccgtaaaaaatttaatttttttttaaatatttgcgccaaaaccatgtcgaaagattgaacagctgtcaactgtaactatcgataattggtccaaaacagcaaagcggcagactcatggcacgtaattcgcgtgtatatttccacgatggccaaaaaaacggatacgatacgttgacggatgttgctgtaaggtatgaactggaaatgtcgggtactgctgtaagcctgccgtggcgtaaacgtgacggttggtatgaatatacccatacaaaatgtaccaaagaatacttttcgtacggccggatacctgctgaagtcggtacgtgctgact
The nucleotide sequence above comes from Arctopsyche grandis isolate Sample6627 chromosome 4, ASM5162203v2, whole genome shotgun sequence. Encoded proteins:
- the LOC143910434 gene encoding glutaminyl-peptide cyclotransferase-like, yielding MYVKRFTLMLVQLVYYASALAKSHFYDAKRNHRALDLSEAQMKSVAQMTNMNHFNRVLDNILVPRVVGTPEHKKVANFIVDEMKDLGWHVERDTFKDRTPIFGELEFENIIATLNPNADRYFVVACHYDSKYMREHNFVGATDSAVPCSMMLNLASTMKSKLATIKDKNAYSLAFIFFDGEEAFKEWNSRDSIYGARHLAKQWSTATYTTKDKSVTTQIDRMDCLMLLDLLGAPNPKFYSYFTDTERWFLRLVSIEDSLSEMGELRRAGNQGYDARYFVPRSVGAHIEDDHIPFLKHGVPILHIIPSPFPVVWHKPSDNFSALDMDTIENLNKIFRVFIAEYLNIDI